One genomic segment of Panicum virgatum strain AP13 chromosome 2N, P.virgatum_v5, whole genome shotgun sequence includes these proteins:
- the LOC120660397 gene encoding pre-mRNA-processing protein 40A-like isoform X3, with protein sequence MQPWGTAPGQSVPHVTPLVQPGHLPVPVTTLPSVNSSEPSSSDWQEHTAAEGKKYYYNKKTRQSSWEKPVELMTPMERADASTKWKEFTTPEGRKYYFNKVTKQSKWTIPDELKAARELAEKVPNQQSDRETGTTAASEPSTIPANQSSTAVGLIAPSAHDASANSVPPGAGASHNVDNTSSSSTAGKQNGGPNISSVPVTTSTEVQLVATDAGTSRNNTENSSVTIAADTEDGTSAEDLEEAKKTMPVAGKVNVSPLEEKRSEEEPVVYATKAEAKNAFKSLLESVNVESDWTWDQTMRVIINDKRYGALKTLGERKQAFNEYLNQRKKFEAEEKRIKQRKARDDFLAMLEECKELTSSTRWSKAILMFEDDERFKAVERPREREDLFENYLVELHKKEKAKAVEEHRRHLAEYKAFLESCDFIKATTQWRKVQERLEDDERCSRLEKIDRLNIFQEYIRHLEKEEEEQKRVQKEQVRRQERKNRDAFRKMLEEHVTDGTITAKTRWRDYCSQIKDSQAYLAVSSNTSGSTPKELFDDVIEELEKQYLDDKTRVKEVVKSGKIPMTTSWTLEEFQNAILDDDALKGISTINIKLIYDDQIERLKEKEQKDAKKRQRLGENFSDLLYSITEISASSTWDDSKQLFEDSQEFRALDSETYARELFEECVVHLKERLKEKERLREEEKAKREKEREEREKKKEKERKEKERKEKDREKEREKEKGKDRSRRDEMDIDGADVENHGSKDKKRDKEKKHKRRHHDTDDVSSERDDKDDAKKSRRHSSDRKKSRKHTHASDSDSENRHKRHKKDRDSSRRNGAHELEDGELGEDGEVH encoded by the exons AGGGCTGATGCCTCAACCAAGTGGAAAGAATTTACTACACCAGAAGGAAGAAA GTACTATTTCAACAAAGTGACAAAGCAATCAAAATGGACTATTCCTGACGAGTTAAAG GCGGCACGTGAATTGGCAGAAAAAGTACCAAATCAACAATCGGATCGAGAAACAGGAACAACTGCTGCCTCCGAACCTTCTACTATACCTGCTAATCAGTCTTCAACTGCAGTTGGTTTAATTGCTCCAAGCGCACATGATGCATCAGCAAATTCTGTTCCTCCTGGTGCTGGCGCATCACATAATGTGGACAACACCTCCAGTTCTTCCACTGCTGGCAAGCAAAATGGTGGTCCAAATATTAGTTCTGTTCCTGTTACAACAAGCACTGAAGTTCAATTAGTTGCAACTGACGCAGGAACCAGCAG AAACAATACCGAAAATTCATCTGTAACAATTGCTGCTGACACAGAAGATGGTACATCTGCTGAAGATTTGGAG GAGGCCAAAAAGACCATGCCAGTTGCAGGGAAGGTTAATGTTAGTCCACTGGAGGAGAAAAGAAGTGAAGAAGAACCTGTAGTCTATGCCACTAAGGCG GAGGCAAAAAATGCATTCAAGTCCCTGCTCGAGTCAGTAAATGTTGAGTCTGATTGGACATGGGATCAG ACTATGAGAGTCATCATAAACGACAAAAGGTATGGAGCTTTGAAAACTCTTGGAGAGAGAAAGCAAGCTTTCAATGAG TACTTGAACCAGCGAAAAAAGTTTGAAGCTGAAGAAAAACGGATCAAACAGAGGAAAGCACGTGATGATTTCCTTGCAATGCTGGAA GAGTGCAAGGAGCTTACATCATCGACAAGGTGGAG CAAAGCAATTCTTATGTTTGAAGATGATGAAAGGTTCAAAGCAGTTGAGCGTCCAAGGGAGCGTGAAGATTTATTTGAGAACTATCTTGTGGAACTACATAAGAAG GAAAAAGCCAAGGCTGTCGAAGAACACAGAAGACATTTAGCAGAATACAAAGCTTTTCTAGAATCATGCGACTTCATCAAG GCAACTACTCAGTGGAGAAAAGTTCAAGAACGGCTAGAAGATGATGAGCGCTGTTCCCGACTTGAAAAGATTGATCGCTTGAATATTTTCCAA GAGTACATAAGGCATctggagaaagaagaggaggaacAGAAGCGGGTACAAAAG GAACAAGTAAGAAGACAAGAGAGAAAAAACCGTGATGCGTTTCGTAAAATGTTGGAAGAACATGTCACTGATGGCACAATTACTGCAAAGACTCGGTGGCGCGATTACTGCTCACAG ATAAAGGATTCACAGGCTTACTTGGCAGTGTCATCAAACACTTCTGGCTCCACGCCGAAAGAGCTATTTGATGATGTGATTGAAGAACTTGAGAAACAG TATCTAGATGACAAGACCCGAGTCAAAGAAGTGGTGAAATCTGGAAAG ATTCCAATGACAACCTCATGGACATTGGAGGAATTCCAGAACGCTATTCTGGATGATGATGCTCTTAAAGGAATATCGACCATCAACATCAAG CTTATTTATGATGATCAGATTGAAAGGCTCAAGGAAAAAGAGCAGAAGGATGCTAAGAAGCGTCAGCgattgggtgaaaatttttcagATCTTCTGTATTCAATAACG GAAATATCAGCTTCTTCAACCTGGGATGATTCTAAACAGCTATTTGAGGACAGCCAAGAGTTTAG GGCCTTGGACAGTGAGACTTATGCTAGAGAGCTTTTTGAAGAGTGTGTTGTCCACCTGAAGGAAAGATTAAAAGAGAAAGAACGTTTGAGGGAGGAAGAAAAG gcaaaaagagagaaagagcgtgaagagagagagaagaagaaagagaaagaaaggaaggagaaagAACGCAAAGAAAAAGACCGGGAGAAGgaaagagagaaggaaaaaggaaaggatCGATCAAGGAGAGATGAAATGGATATTGATGGTGCTGATGTGGAGAACCATGGTTCAAAAGATAAGAAAAGagataaagaaaagaaacataagaGACGCCACCATGACACAGATGATGTAAGCTCTGAGAGGGATGATAAAGATGACGCTAAGAAATCTCGGAGGCATAGCAGTGATCGCAAGAAATCTAGGAAG CATACACATGCTTCAGACTCGGATAGTGAAAACCGGCACAAAAGACATAAAAAGGATCGAGATAGTTCCCGAAGAAATGGTGCACATGAGCTGGAAGATGGTGAACTTGGAGAAGACGGGGAGGTCCATTAG